The Desmonostoc muscorum LEGE 12446 genome includes a region encoding these proteins:
- the aspS gene encoding aspartate--tRNA ligase: MRTHYCGEVRKEHIGETVTFYGWIDRRRDHGGVIFLDLRDRSGIVQIVSDPQRTPDSYEPANALRNEYVVAITGRVTQRPPESLNSRLPTGEIEIYADQIQLLNAVRKQLPFQVSVADSETVREDLRLKYRYLDLRRERMAQNLQLRHQIVKAMRRYLEDLEGFIEVETPILTRSTPEGARDYILPSRVNPGEWFALPQSPQLFKQLLMVSGLDRYYQIARCFRDEDLRADRQPEFTQLDMEMSFMSQEEIIELNEELVCHIFKTVKGIELQRPFPRLTYAEGMERYGSDKPDTRYGLELVNVSDIVKDSGFKVFRDTVINGGVVKILPIPNGNDVISNVRIKPGGDLFKEASEAGAKGLAYIRVRDDGEIDTIGAIKDNLSEEQKQEILQRTGAKAGHLLLFGAGDAATVNKTLDRLRQVIAKEFGLIDPDKINLLWITDFPMFEWNASEKRLEALHHPFTAPHPDDLDDLKTARAQAYDLVLNGVEVGGGSLRIYQREIQQQVFDAIGLSPEEAQNKFGFLLEAFEYGTPPHGGIAYGLDRLVMLLAGEESIRDVIAFPKTQQARCLLTDAPSGVDVKQLKELHVASTYKPKS; the protein is encoded by the coding sequence ATGCGAACTCACTATTGCGGCGAAGTCCGAAAAGAACATATTGGAGAAACTGTTACCTTTTACGGATGGATAGACCGTCGCCGCGATCATGGGGGCGTGATATTTTTAGATTTACGCGATCGCTCTGGCATTGTCCAAATCGTCAGCGATCCGCAACGCACCCCCGATTCCTATGAACCGGCCAACGCCCTGCGAAATGAATATGTTGTCGCAATCACCGGTAGGGTGACGCAACGTCCCCCAGAATCCTTAAATTCCCGTCTCCCCACAGGTGAGATCGAAATTTACGCAGATCAAATTCAACTACTCAACGCTGTTCGTAAACAGTTACCTTTCCAAGTTTCGGTAGCCGACAGCGAAACAGTACGAGAAGATTTGCGCCTGAAATATCGCTATTTGGATTTGCGACGCGAACGCATGGCACAAAATTTGCAACTGCGTCATCAAATTGTCAAAGCCATGCGCCGTTACCTGGAAGATTTGGAAGGTTTCATCGAAGTCGAAACCCCCATACTTACCCGTTCCACTCCCGAAGGTGCCAGGGATTATATCTTACCCAGTCGTGTCAACCCTGGTGAATGGTTTGCTCTACCCCAATCACCCCAGCTATTTAAACAATTGCTGATGGTCTCCGGCTTGGATAGATATTATCAAATTGCCCGTTGCTTCCGCGATGAAGATTTACGCGCCGATAGACAACCAGAATTCACCCAGTTGGACATGGAAATGAGCTTCATGTCCCAAGAAGAAATTATCGAACTCAACGAAGAGTTAGTTTGCCATATCTTCAAAACCGTTAAAGGCATTGAATTACAGCGCCCTTTCCCCCGTCTCACCTACGCCGAAGGCATGGAACGCTACGGTAGCGATAAACCAGACACCCGCTATGGCTTGGAATTAGTCAACGTCTCGGATATCGTCAAAGACTCTGGTTTCAAAGTCTTTCGAGACACTGTAATCAATGGTGGCGTCGTCAAAATCCTGCCCATTCCCAACGGAAACGATGTAATTTCTAATGTCCGCATTAAACCAGGTGGTGATTTATTTAAAGAAGCCAGCGAAGCCGGTGCTAAAGGTTTAGCTTATATCCGCGTGAGAGACGATGGCGAAATTGACACCATTGGTGCAATTAAAGACAACCTAAGCGAAGAACAAAAACAGGAAATTCTCCAACGCACAGGTGCCAAAGCTGGACATTTGTTATTGTTTGGCGCTGGTGATGCTGCTACCGTTAATAAAACTTTAGATAGATTACGGCAAGTTATTGCTAAGGAATTTGGCTTAATCGATCCAGACAAAATTAACTTGCTGTGGATTACAGATTTCCCGATGTTTGAGTGGAACGCCAGCGAAAAACGCCTAGAAGCATTGCACCACCCGTTTACAGCACCCCATCCTGATGATTTGGACGACTTAAAAACAGCCCGCGCCCAAGCTTATGATTTGGTACTCAACGGCGTGGAAGTTGGCGGTGGAAGTCTGCGGATTTATCAGCGAGAAATTCAACAACAGGTGTTTGATGCGATCGGTTTGTCTCCTGAAGAAGCACAAAATAAATTTGGCTTTTTGTTGGAAGCATTTGAATATGGTACACCGCCGCATGGTGGCATCGCCTACGGTTTAGATCGTTTGGTAATGTTGCTAGCTGGGGAAGAATCCATTCGGGATGTGATTGCTTTTCCGAAGACGCAACAAGCCCGTTGTTTGTTAACGGATGCACCTTCTGGTGTAGATGTCAAGCAATTAAAAGAATTGCATGTTGCTTCGACATATAAGCCGAAATCTTAA
- a CDS encoding FAD-dependent oxidoreductase → MLDLQISTAIEKKAIVIGGSIAGLLTAQVLTKYFDRVIIIERDRFPEQPEQRHGVPQAHHAHVLLIRGQQILEQLFPGIIAELTNSGTPTIDWAADSPWLGFSGWAPRFSSDLTSRACSRNLLEWTIRSRLAANNRIEFVQGGQVTSLLSNSNKTTITGVRVSFRNEPEAEILANLVIDACGRNSQTPQWLKELGYESPQQTVINSFLGYASRWYHPPEGFERDWKVLLVGSKPPKNTRSAVLYPVEGNRWIVTLIGVSRDYPPTDEAGFFDFAQSLRSPIIYEAIKDAQPVSPIYAYRRTENSLRHYEKLSRLPEGLIIVGDAVCAFNPVYGQGMTTAALGALTLDECLSKQLSKQFNGNLIGLPRYFQKQLSKTISVPWLMATGEDFRWPSTEGGKPDLISKLTQRYLDQVLLLQTDSAEIQQLILEVMNLLKPPSAFFQPGILMQVLKRIINSRHQSDELIDGENIPKYQPLVIRNS, encoded by the coding sequence ATGTTGGATTTACAAATTTCTACAGCTATAGAAAAAAAAGCTATTGTTATCGGGGGAAGTATTGCCGGACTGTTGACAGCTCAAGTACTGACAAAGTACTTCGATCGCGTGATAATTATAGAGCGCGATCGCTTTCCTGAACAACCCGAACAACGCCACGGTGTACCCCAAGCTCATCATGCACATGTTTTGCTCATTCGTGGTCAGCAGATTTTAGAGCAGCTTTTTCCTGGCATCATCGCAGAATTAACTAATTCAGGGACACCAACAATAGACTGGGCAGCAGATTCTCCCTGGCTAGGTTTTAGCGGCTGGGCACCACGTTTTTCTTCTGATTTAACTAGCCGCGCCTGTAGCCGAAATCTCCTAGAGTGGACTATCCGCAGCCGTTTGGCAGCTAATAATCGTATTGAATTTGTGCAGGGAGGACAGGTAACTAGCTTGCTGTCCAACTCTAACAAAACCACCATTACAGGTGTACGAGTCAGTTTTCGCAACGAACCCGAAGCAGAGATACTGGCTAATTTAGTCATAGATGCTTGTGGTCGCAATTCTCAAACACCGCAATGGTTAAAGGAATTGGGTTATGAATCACCCCAACAGACAGTTATCAATTCTTTTTTAGGCTATGCCAGCCGCTGGTATCATCCTCCTGAGGGGTTTGAGAGAGATTGGAAAGTTTTGCTGGTCGGGTCAAAACCACCAAAAAATACTCGCAGTGCTGTGCTTTATCCAGTTGAAGGTAATCGTTGGATTGTCACACTGATTGGTGTAAGTCGAGATTATCCACCAACTGACGAAGCTGGATTTTTCGACTTTGCCCAGAGTTTGCGATCGCCTATTATCTATGAAGCCATAAAAGACGCTCAACCCGTATCGCCCATCTACGCTTATAGGCGCACAGAAAATAGCCTGCGTCACTACGAAAAACTTTCTCGATTACCAGAAGGTTTGATAATAGTAGGTGATGCCGTTTGTGCCTTCAATCCCGTCTACGGTCAAGGTATGACTACCGCTGCTTTAGGCGCTTTGACTCTGGATGAGTGTTTAAGCAAGCAATTATCTAAGCAATTCAATGGTAATTTAATCGGTTTGCCACGATATTTTCAAAAGCAACTAAGCAAAACCATTTCTGTACCTTGGTTGATGGCCACAGGCGAAGACTTCCGTTGGCCAAGTACCGAGGGAGGAAAACCTGATTTGATTAGTAAACTTACGCAACGGTATCTAGATCAAGTATTATTACTGCAAACTGACAGTGCAGAAATTCAGCAGCTGATCTTAGAAGTGATGAATTTACTCAAGCCACCCAGCGCATTTTTTCAGCCAGGTATCCTCATGCAGGTTTTAAAGCGGATAATCAATTCACGTCATCAATCTGATGAGTTGATTGATGGAGAAAATATTCCCAAATATCAGCCCTTGGTGATTCGTAATTCCTAA
- a CDS encoding APC family permease, which translates to MSRPKDYDLLDQTEITKIPSPKPSLTLPDAVALIVGIVIGAGIFQTPALVANQAGSNIAVLLFWFIGGVISLVGALCYAELATVYPDVGGAYYYLKRAFGRGVAFLFAWARMTVIQTGSIALLAFVFGDYVSQIWRLGAFSSSIYAAVAIALLTALNMVGLQQGKWTQNLLSVAKVLGLLLVVIIGLSATPNTSAPVESASSGTWGLAMVFVLLSYGGWNEAAYISAEIQNGRRNIVRSLIWSIGIITAIYMLINLAYLRGLGLANMAQSEAVAADLMRSLWGAPGALFISILIAIATLGATNATIFTGARTNYALGQDFSLFGFMGRWQQRPSSPTHALLLQAAIALALVVLGTLTRKGFQTMVDYTAPVFWFFFLLSGISLIVLRIREPHIVRPFRVPFYPFTPLLFCAVCGYLLYSSVVYTGVGAIVGVLVVAAGIPLLLWNNQRGRGDAGR; encoded by the coding sequence GTGAGTAGACCTAAAGACTACGATTTGCTTGATCAGACAGAGATAACTAAAATACCATCACCCAAGCCATCACTGACATTACCAGACGCAGTAGCTCTGATTGTCGGTATTGTCATCGGGGCGGGGATTTTTCAAACCCCGGCTCTAGTAGCAAATCAAGCGGGTAGTAATATTGCGGTGCTACTTTTTTGGTTCATTGGTGGTGTAATATCTCTCGTGGGAGCGCTTTGCTATGCAGAATTAGCAACGGTTTATCCTGATGTTGGAGGTGCTTACTACTATTTGAAACGCGCATTTGGGCGAGGAGTTGCCTTTTTATTTGCCTGGGCACGGATGACAGTAATTCAAACTGGTTCTATTGCTCTTTTAGCATTTGTTTTTGGGGATTATGTTTCTCAAATATGGCGACTAGGCGCGTTTTCATCTTCTATTTATGCAGCAGTGGCGATCGCCCTTTTAACTGCTTTGAACATGGTTGGTTTGCAACAAGGTAAGTGGACACAAAACTTGCTGAGTGTTGCCAAAGTTCTGGGTTTGTTGCTCGTAGTAATTATTGGTCTTAGCGCCACTCCTAATACTAGCGCCCCTGTGGAATCTGCATCATCAGGAACTTGGGGACTGGCGATGGTGTTTGTACTGTTGTCCTATGGCGGTTGGAATGAAGCCGCTTACATCTCCGCAGAAATCCAGAATGGACGACGTAACATCGTGCGATCGCTCATTTGGAGTATTGGTATCATCACCGCCATTTATATGCTGATCAACCTGGCTTATCTGCGGGGACTGGGATTAGCCAACATGGCACAGTCAGAAGCAGTAGCCGCAGATTTAATGCGCTCACTTTGGGGCGCACCGGGAGCCTTATTCATCAGCATCCTGATTGCGATCGCTACTTTAGGCGCAACCAACGCCACAATTTTTACTGGAGCGCGTACCAACTATGCACTCGGACAAGATTTTTCCCTATTCGGTTTTATGGGACGCTGGCAGCAACGTCCTAGCAGCCCTACTCATGCCTTATTGTTGCAAGCAGCGATCGCCTTGGCACTAGTTGTTTTAGGCACTCTCACCCGCAAAGGCTTTCAAACAATGGTGGACTACACCGCCCCTGTGTTTTGGTTCTTCTTCTTGCTTTCAGGCATATCTCTAATCGTCTTGCGTATCCGGGAACCCCACATAGTCCGCCCCTTTCGTGTGCCATTTTATCCCTTTACGCCATTACTTTTTTGCGCCGTCTGCGGTTACCTACTGTATTCCAGCGTAGTTTACACAGGCGTGGGAGCGATCGTAGGTGTTTTAGTTGTCGCAGCAGGTATTCCGCTGTTGCTCTGGAATAACCAACGGGGGCGGGGGGATGCGGGGAGATGA
- the menH gene encoding 2-succinyl-6-hydroxy-2,4-cyclohexadiene-1-carboxylate synthase — MILENYQFHYSLIDNPEKPVILFLHGFMGNSDEFDEAIKLLSDEFSYLTLDLPGHGKTQVLGGDEYYTMPNTAHAIIKLLDKLKVAKCFLVGYSMGGRLALYLALHFPERFFKVILESASSGLATNTERLERIKRDTQIGKKLTRMTTKIAFGDFLSNWYNQAIFGYIKNHPQYEKMLENRLQNNPQELDKSLRFMGTGCQPNLWSKLPANTISILLVAGEYDEKFVYVNTEMAKVCQLAQLKIVDNAGHNIHFENTLAFVQILRDFFNSSNPL; from the coding sequence ATGATTTTAGAAAATTATCAATTTCACTATTCTTTAATTGACAACCCAGAAAAACCAGTAATTCTTTTTCTACACGGTTTCATGGGTAACAGTGATGAATTTGATGAAGCAATAAAATTATTATCTGATGAATTTTCTTATTTAACACTTGACCTGCCCGGACACGGGAAAACTCAAGTTTTGGGTGGGGATGAATACTATACAATGCCCAACACTGCCCACGCCATAATTAAATTATTGGATAAATTAAAAGTTGCCAAATGCTTTTTAGTTGGTTATTCAATGGGTGGAAGATTGGCTTTATACCTAGCCCTACATTTTCCGGAACGTTTCTTCAAAGTGATACTTGAATCAGCTTCCTCAGGTTTGGCAACAAACACGGAACGATTAGAACGAATTAAGCGTGATACGCAAATAGGCAAGAAATTAACAAGAATGACTACTAAAATTGCTTTTGGCGATTTCCTCTCCAATTGGTATAACCAAGCAATTTTTGGTTATATAAAAAATCATCCACAATATGAAAAAATGCTAGAAAATCGCTTACAGAACAATCCGCAAGAATTAGATAAATCACTGCGCTTTATGGGTACTGGATGTCAGCCTAATTTGTGGTCAAAGTTGCCAGCTAATACAATTTCTATACTTTTAGTGGCTGGTGAATATGATGAAAAATTTGTATATGTTAATACAGAAATGGCTAAAGTATGTCAACTTGCCCAGCTAAAAATAGTTGATAATGCTGGGCATAATATTCACTTTGAGAATACTTTGGCATTTGTGCAAATTTTGAGAGATTTTTTTAATTCTAGTAATCCGCTTTAA
- a CDS encoding glucose 1-dehydrogenase yields MIGLKGKNALITGATSGIGQAIAIKFAQEGCNIAINYRKDSEAGAQTQEMALQKACGDINSCGVKSLLVQGDVSQESDIVEMVNTVIQEFGSLDILINNAGIQTESPSHEVTTADFDRVIAVNLRGAYLCARETIKHLLSANRRGVIINISSVHEIIPRPMYISYSISKGGMENLTKTLALEYASQGIRVNAVAPGATITPMNQAWIDDPEKKAMVESHIPMGRAGTTEEMAAAVAFLASDEAAYITGQTLFVDGGLTLYADFRETWSA; encoded by the coding sequence ATGATAGGCTTAAAAGGAAAGAATGCCCTAATTACAGGTGCAACATCAGGTATCGGTCAAGCGATCGCCATCAAATTTGCTCAAGAAGGGTGCAATATCGCTATCAATTACCGTAAAGACTCTGAAGCCGGGGCACAAACGCAAGAGATGGCATTGCAAAAAGCTTGCGGAGATATTAACAGTTGTGGTGTGAAGTCCCTGTTGGTTCAGGGAGATGTTTCCCAAGAATCAGACATTGTTGAGATGGTCAACACTGTTATTCAGGAATTTGGCAGTTTAGATATTCTCATCAACAATGCCGGTATTCAAACAGAAAGTCCATCTCATGAAGTTACCACAGCAGATTTTGACCGAGTGATTGCAGTCAATCTCCGGGGTGCTTATCTCTGCGCCCGTGAAACTATTAAACACCTGCTATCTGCTAATCGTCGGGGAGTAATTATTAATATTTCTAGCGTTCATGAAATTATTCCTCGACCGATGTATATCAGTTATTCTATTAGCAAAGGTGGCATGGAAAATCTCACCAAAACTTTAGCATTAGAATACGCTAGTCAAGGTATTCGTGTTAACGCCGTTGCCCCCGGAGCGACAATCACACCAATGAATCAAGCCTGGATAGATGACCCGGAAAAAAAGGCGATGGTGGAAAGTCACATCCCAATGGGGCGGGCTGGGACTACAGAAGAAATGGCAGCCGCAGTAGCTTTTTTAGCTTCGGATGAAGCCGCATATATCACCGGACAAACGCTGTTTGTAGATGGTGGATTGACTCTGTATGCTGATTTCCGGGAAACCTGGTCGGCTTAA
- a CDS encoding methyltransferase domain-containing protein: MSWFFPGLGVVLALLTLSLTLYLITARRYQSSNSVANSYDQWTEDGILEFYWGEHIHLGHYGSPPQRKDFLIAKSDFVHEMVRWGGLDKLPPSSTVLDVGCGIGGSSRILARDYGFAVTGITISPQQVERAQQLTSQELDVQFLVDDAMALSFPDASFDVVWSIEAGPHMPDKAIFARELMRVLKPGGIMVLADWNQRDDRQNPLNFWEKPVMRQLLDQWSHPAFSSIEGFSELLVATGLVEGEVITADWTQQTLPSWLDSIWQGVIRPEGLVRFGLSGFIKSLREVPTLLLMRLAFGTGLCRFGMFRATRANSLPQSTRQTVSIETA; encoded by the coding sequence ATGAGTTGGTTTTTTCCTGGGCTGGGAGTTGTCCTAGCACTACTAACGCTCTCACTCACACTGTATCTAATTACTGCTCGTCGTTATCAATCATCTAATTCCGTAGCTAATTCCTACGATCAATGGACTGAAGACGGGATTTTGGAGTTTTACTGGGGCGAACACATCCACTTAGGTCATTATGGTTCGCCGCCGCAACGCAAGGATTTTCTGATTGCCAAATCTGACTTTGTGCATGAAATGGTGCGTTGGGGTGGTTTAGATAAATTACCCCCTAGCAGTACCGTCTTGGATGTTGGCTGTGGAATTGGGGGTAGCAGTCGCATTTTGGCACGGGATTACGGCTTTGCAGTCACAGGTATTACCATCAGTCCCCAACAAGTTGAACGCGCCCAGCAATTAACTTCTCAGGAACTTGATGTGCAGTTTCTTGTGGATGATGCTATGGCACTTTCTTTTCCAGATGCAAGTTTTGATGTAGTTTGGTCCATTGAAGCCGGGCCACACATGCCAGATAAAGCCATTTTTGCCAGAGAATTGATGCGGGTGCTAAAGCCCGGTGGAATAATGGTTTTAGCTGACTGGAATCAGAGAGACGATCGCCAAAATCCGCTCAATTTTTGGGAGAAACCGGTAATGCGGCAACTATTAGATCAGTGGTCTCATCCCGCTTTTTCCAGCATAGAAGGCTTTAGCGAACTTTTGGTAGCAACGGGATTAGTGGAGGGGGAGGTAATAACAGCAGACTGGACACAACAAACCCTTCCTTCTTGGCTAGATTCCATCTGGCAAGGAGTCATTCGACCAGAAGGATTGGTGCGTTTTGGTCTCTCTGGTTTCATTAAATCTCTGCGAGAAGTACCTACCCTGCTACTGATGCGGCTAGCATTCGGCACCGGTCTATGCCGATTCGGGATGTTCCGCGCCACAAGAGCTAACTCGTTGCCACAATCAACACGGCAGACAGTTTCCATTGAAACTGCTTAA
- a CDS encoding glycoside hydrolase 100 family protein gives MTPTSNKNSLLEAEAWKFLEKSIIYFQGKPIGTVAAHDPKSDALNYDQCFLRDFVPSALVFLMYGKADIVRNFLIETLKLQSHEKQMDCFEPGAGLMPASFKVQSNGSEEFLVADFGEQAIARVPPVDSGMWWILLLRAYEKATGDLALARQPDFQAGIKLILDLFLVHRFSMYPTMLVPDGAFMIDRRLGVYEHPLEIQVLFYAFLRAAKELLLPDGDGDSYLGKVNRRLGALKYHIRNYYWLDVQRLREIYRYKGNEFGKEVANKFNIHSESIPSWLTEWLPENGGYLAGNLGPGRMDFRFFTLGNLMAILASLASETESQSIMNLFAERSSDLIGYMPVKICFPALEGLEWRIVTGCDSKNIAWSYHNGGNWPVLLWLFTAAAQKTGRIELAEEAIAIAESRLFEDKFPEYYDGNNGRLIGKEARIYQTWSIAGLLAAKKFLTNPDYLELISFPEGLEGPGCSI, from the coding sequence ATGACTCCCACAAGCAATAAGAACAGTTTGCTAGAAGCAGAAGCCTGGAAATTTCTGGAAAAGTCGATAATTTATTTTCAAGGAAAACCCATCGGTACGGTAGCCGCCCACGATCCAAAGTCAGATGCACTCAATTATGACCAGTGTTTTCTGCGGGATTTTGTGCCTTCTGCTTTAGTTTTTTTGATGTACGGCAAAGCAGATATTGTCCGCAACTTCTTAATAGAAACACTGAAATTACAAAGTCATGAAAAGCAGATGGACTGCTTTGAGCCAGGAGCGGGGTTAATGCCTGCCAGTTTCAAAGTACAATCCAATGGAAGTGAGGAATTTTTGGTTGCTGATTTTGGTGAACAAGCGATCGCCCGTGTTCCTCCAGTTGATTCTGGTATGTGGTGGATTCTGCTGCTACGGGCTTATGAAAAAGCTACAGGCGATTTGGCTCTAGCGCGTCAGCCAGACTTTCAAGCAGGAATCAAGTTAATTTTAGATCTTTTCTTGGTACATCGCTTTTCTATGTACCCAACAATGTTAGTTCCCGACGGTGCGTTTATGATTGACCGTCGCCTGGGAGTTTACGAACATCCTTTAGAAATTCAGGTATTATTTTATGCTTTCCTGAGGGCAGCTAAGGAATTACTTTTACCAGATGGCGATGGTGATAGTTATCTGGGTAAAGTCAACAGGCGATTGGGAGCTTTAAAATATCATATCCGCAATTACTACTGGTTAGACGTGCAGCGATTGCGAGAAATTTATCGTTATAAAGGTAACGAATTTGGGAAAGAAGTTGCGAATAAATTCAACATCCATTCAGAATCTATCCCCAGTTGGTTAACCGAGTGGTTACCCGAAAATGGAGGATATTTAGCAGGAAATTTGGGGCCAGGACGGATGGATTTTCGCTTTTTTACTTTGGGAAATCTGATGGCAATCTTAGCTTCCTTAGCCAGTGAAACAGAATCTCAAAGCATCATGAATTTGTTCGCCGAACGCTCTTCAGACTTGATTGGCTACATGCCTGTTAAAATCTGCTTTCCAGCTTTGGAAGGTTTAGAGTGGAGAATTGTTACAGGATGTGATTCTAAGAACATCGCTTGGTCTTATCACAACGGTGGTAACTGGCCTGTTTTATTGTGGTTATTTACCGCTGCTGCCCAGAAAACAGGTAGGATAGAACTTGCCGAAGAAGCGATCGCCATTGCCGAAAGTCGTTTATTTGAAGATAAATTCCCCGAATACTACGATGGCAACAATGGTCGTTTGATTGGCAAAGAAGCCAGAATTTATCAAACTTGGAGCATCGCCGGATTACTAGCAGCAAAAAAATTCCTCACAAATCCAGATTACTTGGAATTAATCAGTTTTCCAGAGGGTCTTGAAGGCCCTGGCTGTAGCATATAA
- a CDS encoding class I SAM-dependent methyltransferase, producing MNFKKILFLLVTGVSITSLGIAGCTTEQRNAETVTEPSTLTAETETVTPTATPTNQPQERPGDVPYVPTPEPVVDAMLKVAKVGKNDVLYDLGSGDGRIVNTAAQRYGTRGIGIDIDPQRIQEANENAQKAGVTDRVKFVQQDLFNTDFSEATVVTLYLLPEINLKLRPKLLKELKPGTRIVSHAFDMGDWKPEQTLNVEGKTIYYWVVPKEIPANLR from the coding sequence ATGAACTTCAAGAAAATTCTGTTTTTACTGGTTACAGGGGTTAGTATTACCAGCTTGGGAATTGCTGGATGTACGACGGAACAACGTAATGCTGAAACTGTGACAGAACCTTCTACTTTAACGGCTGAGACTGAAACAGTAACTCCTACAGCTACGCCGACAAATCAACCCCAAGAACGCCCTGGTGATGTTCCCTATGTGCCAACACCAGAACCAGTGGTAGATGCAATGTTGAAAGTGGCAAAAGTGGGCAAGAATGATGTACTTTACGACCTTGGGAGTGGTGACGGGCGAATTGTGAATACTGCGGCACAAAGGTATGGTACGCGGGGTATCGGCATAGATATTGACCCCCAACGCATCCAAGAAGCGAATGAAAATGCCCAAAAAGCAGGAGTCACAGACCGCGTGAAGTTTGTTCAGCAGGACTTGTTCAACACTGATTTTAGTGAAGCAACGGTAGTTACACTTTACCTGTTACCAGAAATCAATCTCAAACTCCGCCCCAAACTCTTGAAAGAACTCAAACCTGGCACTCGCATTGTCTCCCACGCTTTTGATATGGGCGACTGGAAACCAGAGCAGACACTCAATGTAGAGGGCAAAACTATTTACTATTGGGTAGTTCCTAAAGAGATCCCAGCGAATTTACGATAG